A window from Streptomyces sp. NBC_00335 encodes these proteins:
- a CDS encoding DM13 domain-containing protein: MVATALVAVGLYWFQPWKLWQDESVRDALPSTAPIATASAPASTKPEAGSSPSAPAGPQTIAAGELITHEHKTTGSVKIVRLADGSHTLRLENLDTSNGPDLRVWLTDAPVKEGKAGWSVFDDGKYVSLGKLKGNKGNQNYEIPADVNLAAYSSVSIWCDRFDVSFGAASLQKV; encoded by the coding sequence ATGGTGGCGACCGCTTTGGTGGCCGTGGGCCTGTACTGGTTCCAGCCGTGGAAGCTGTGGCAGGACGAGAGTGTGCGAGATGCGCTGCCCTCAACCGCGCCGATCGCAACGGCGTCGGCGCCGGCGTCCACAAAGCCGGAGGCGGGTTCCTCGCCGTCGGCCCCCGCCGGGCCACAGACGATCGCTGCGGGCGAGTTGATCACCCATGAGCACAAGACGACTGGCAGCGTGAAGATCGTCCGTCTGGCCGACGGTTCGCACACGTTGCGGCTGGAGAACCTCGACACCAGCAACGGCCCGGACCTGCGGGTCTGGCTGACCGATGCCCCGGTGAAGGAGGGCAAGGCCGGCTGGTCCGTCTTCGACGACGGCAAGTACGTGAGCCTGGGCAAGCTCAAGGGCAACAAGGGCAACCAGAACTACGAGATCCCGGCCGACGTGAACCTCGCCGCATACAGCAGCGTCAGCATCTGGTGCGACCGCTTCGACGTCTCCTTCGGCGCTGCGAGCCTCCAGAAGGTGTGA
- a CDS encoding tetratricopeptide repeat protein, whose amino-acid sequence MDRRNFILASSGYALSALGLPDMDSITRRTTTAPPGAVRVGRGEVAAVRHMVKALGDSASELGGGHARHLAVRYLTQDVAPWLEGRFTEATGRELFAATSQLVHLAGWMAQDEGDTPELRGLAQGYYAHAFRLAAEAGDPELSATALRGLAVQCVDLGYRAEAVQLGEACVDYGRHLDNPRAVAYYEATLANAAAQDDDRRMATKHLAMSETAIGKPAAAGGDSWAAHYSPGRWAHESGMILSRLGDLDAAEEHLHLALDIHGLDRRRTRAIVLADLGGVRLRQGDVDGAMATWRDFLDCADGIRSVKVQAALQDMRVRLRRYNGVPEAQELRERAARLAA is encoded by the coding sequence GTGGACCGCCGGAACTTCATCCTCGCGTCCAGCGGATACGCCCTGTCCGCACTCGGACTGCCCGACATGGACAGCATCACCCGCCGGACCACGACCGCTCCCCCAGGCGCTGTCCGGGTGGGCCGGGGCGAGGTGGCAGCCGTACGCCACATGGTGAAGGCCCTCGGCGACTCGGCCTCCGAACTCGGCGGCGGCCACGCCCGCCACCTGGCCGTCCGGTACCTGACACAGGACGTCGCACCATGGCTGGAAGGCCGCTTCACCGAGGCCACCGGCCGCGAACTATTCGCCGCGACCTCCCAGCTCGTCCACCTCGCCGGCTGGATGGCCCAGGACGAAGGCGACACCCCCGAGCTGCGCGGACTCGCCCAGGGCTACTACGCGCACGCCTTCCGCCTGGCCGCCGAGGCTGGCGACCCGGAGCTGTCCGCCACGGCCCTCCGCGGCCTCGCCGTGCAGTGCGTCGACCTCGGCTACCGGGCCGAGGCCGTCCAGCTCGGCGAAGCCTGCGTGGACTACGGCCGACACCTCGACAACCCGCGCGCCGTCGCCTACTACGAAGCCACCCTCGCCAATGCCGCCGCCCAGGACGACGACCGCCGCATGGCCACCAAGCACCTCGCCATGTCCGAGACCGCCATCGGCAAGCCGGCAGCCGCGGGCGGAGACTCCTGGGCCGCGCACTACTCCCCCGGCCGCTGGGCCCACGAATCCGGCATGATCCTCTCCCGCCTCGGAGACCTCGACGCCGCCGAAGAGCACCTCCACCTCGCCCTCGACATCCACGGCCTCGACCGCCGCCGCACCCGCGCCATCGTCCTCGCCGACCTCGGCGGCGTGCGCCTACGCCAAGGCGACGTGGACGGAGCCATGGCCACCTGGCGCGACTTCCTCGACTGTGCCGACGGCATCCGCTCCGTTAAGGTCCAGGCCGCCCTCCAGGACATGCGCGTCCGCCTGCGCCGGTACAACGGAGTCCCAGAGGCCCAGGAGCTCCGCGAGCGGGCAGCTCGCCTTGCCGCCTGA
- a CDS encoding DNRLRE domain-containing protein produces the protein MHSSTSRPQGPVRATRRQGRGLAVPLALLLLAEGAIAATIAAPSLAAADSPAAGQRDTIARSAQDREETASRLTAQAQGRRIEVIGARTESTTLWANPDGTMTVESFAGPVRFRENGQWVPVDVTLVKDADGSVRSKAHPRGLRLAGRTGAAGGDLVSLGRGEQTVSLGWKGTLPEPVLQGAKATYENVLPATDLVVEATRTGFEQYLVVKERSAAERAASFTLPVRAKGIKATRGSDNSVSFADAKTGKAVGKLPTPFMWDASNDKTGQAGGHRAPVALDVVQRGEGFDLNVSADKGFLADADTEFPVTIDPAVYFGTNFDTFVRNGDTADNSGNVGLEVGRAWQKTEARSFINFPRNGSVTGQDILNAELNLYSVWSDSCEARSWEIWDTGTADAATRWSTQPTWRSKVTTSTQTYGHGDCGPRWLSEDITPLVKQWSQNSRTVDTVGLRATDEADNKAFKIFASADAPANAPSILVTYEAPADPVKDHVVYWNDVLQATYKAAGGAPGPLARAGAMVHGAIYDAANSARCAEGATKCLGAPYLTTATATNGALPDVNSAIDHAAYEVLKSVYPDPKYGFDAALATARSTIPAAVTSEQRAAGTEVGQKSAAAMIAARQNDGSAPIAPYTGSTVAGYWRPTGTGNGATPQWGTVKPFGMTSGSQFRPAGPAGHTVMGALLGSQPYTDQFNDVKSLGRADSTTRTADQTQAALFWANDLDGTYKPPGQLFEHTQILSRQQGLTVAGNAKLFALTAFAMADAAVTAWDAKYQTDIDLWRPESAVREDGDGNPNTVGDPNWQPLSQDRDGKHFSPPFPAYISGHATFAGAWAKVMQDWFGTDQMTWTGTTEDPNALGVTRTFTTFSAAATENAVGRVWLGVHYRWDGTDGVSAGGKAAGYVTANKLKANTAADWVKYEDLNNLGGCEAQGKRLVAEHRWTTYKCTQIAPPEPGHTLYVK, from the coding sequence GTGCACAGCTCAACAAGCCGGCCCCAAGGACCAGTACGGGCCACGCGCCGCCAGGGCAGAGGCCTGGCCGTTCCCCTGGCTCTGCTGCTGCTCGCCGAGGGAGCTATCGCGGCGACCATCGCCGCTCCCTCCCTTGCGGCAGCGGATTCCCCTGCCGCAGGGCAACGCGACACCATCGCGCGCAGCGCCCAGGACCGCGAAGAGACAGCCTCCCGCCTCACCGCGCAGGCTCAGGGCCGGCGGATCGAGGTCATTGGGGCACGCACGGAGAGCACCACTCTGTGGGCGAACCCCGACGGCACCATGACCGTGGAGTCGTTCGCGGGGCCGGTGCGCTTCCGTGAGAACGGCCAGTGGGTCCCCGTCGATGTGACGCTCGTGAAGGACGCCGACGGCTCGGTGCGGTCCAAGGCCCACCCCCGCGGCCTCAGGCTCGCCGGCCGTACCGGCGCTGCCGGCGGTGACCTGGTCAGTCTGGGCCGCGGCGAGCAAACCGTGTCCCTGGGCTGGAAGGGCACGCTACCCGAGCCCGTGCTCCAGGGCGCCAAGGCCACGTACGAGAACGTCCTGCCCGCCACCGACCTGGTCGTCGAGGCCACCAGGACCGGTTTCGAGCAGTACCTCGTGGTCAAGGAGCGCTCGGCGGCCGAGCGGGCGGCGTCGTTCACGCTGCCGGTGCGCGCCAAGGGCATCAAGGCCACCCGAGGCAGCGACAACTCCGTCTCCTTCGCCGATGCCAAGACCGGCAAGGCCGTCGGCAAGCTGCCGACCCCCTTCATGTGGGACGCATCGAACGACAAGACCGGCCAGGCCGGCGGTCATCGCGCCCCGGTCGCGCTGGACGTCGTACAGCGCGGTGAGGGGTTCGACCTCAACGTCTCGGCGGACAAGGGCTTCCTGGCTGACGCGGACACCGAGTTCCCGGTCACCATCGACCCGGCCGTGTACTTCGGCACCAACTTCGACACCTTTGTCCGCAACGGCGATACGGCGGACAACTCCGGGAACGTCGGGCTGGAGGTCGGGCGTGCGTGGCAGAAGACCGAGGCGCGTTCGTTCATCAACTTCCCGCGCAACGGGTCCGTCACCGGCCAGGACATCCTCAACGCCGAGCTGAACCTGTACTCGGTGTGGTCGGACTCCTGTGAGGCCCGCTCCTGGGAGATCTGGGACACCGGGACAGCCGACGCCGCCACCCGCTGGAGCACCCAGCCCACCTGGCGCTCGAAGGTGACCACCTCGACCCAGACCTACGGCCACGGTGACTGCGGGCCGCGCTGGCTGTCGGAGGACATCACCCCGCTCGTCAAGCAGTGGTCCCAGAACAGCCGCACGGTGGACACGGTCGGCCTGCGGGCCACCGACGAAGCCGACAACAAGGCGTTCAAGATCTTCGCCTCGGCCGACGCACCCGCCAACGCCCCCTCCATCCTTGTGACGTACGAGGCACCGGCCGACCCGGTCAAGGACCACGTCGTCTACTGGAACGACGTCCTGCAGGCCACGTACAAGGCGGCCGGCGGAGCCCCCGGCCCGCTGGCCCGGGCCGGTGCCATGGTGCACGGTGCGATCTACGACGCGGCCAACTCCGCCCGCTGCGCCGAAGGCGCGACCAAGTGCCTGGGCGCCCCTTATCTCACCACGGCGACGGCGACCAACGGCGCCCTGCCGGACGTGAACAGCGCTATCGATCACGCTGCCTACGAGGTTCTGAAGTCGGTCTATCCGGACCCGAAGTACGGTTTCGACGCCGCGCTGGCGACCGCGCGCTCGACGATCCCGGCGGCCGTCACCTCCGAGCAGCGGGCCGCGGGCACCGAGGTGGGCCAGAAATCCGCCGCCGCGATGATCGCCGCCCGTCAGAACGACGGCTCGGCCCCGATCGCGCCGTACACGGGCAGCACGGTGGCCGGCTACTGGCGTCCGACGGGCACCGGCAACGGCGCCACTCCGCAGTGGGGCACGGTCAAGCCGTTCGGCATGACCTCTGGTTCCCAGTTCCGCCCGGCCGGACCGGCCGGCCATACGGTCATGGGCGCCCTGCTGGGGAGCCAGCCGTACACGGACCAGTTCAACGACGTGAAGAGCCTGGGCCGGGCCGACTCCACCACCCGGACGGCCGACCAGACCCAGGCCGCGCTGTTCTGGGCCAATGACCTCGACGGCACGTACAAGCCGCCGGGCCAGCTGTTCGAGCACACCCAGATCCTCTCCCGTCAGCAGGGTCTGACGGTCGCCGGCAACGCGAAGCTGTTCGCGCTCACTGCCTTCGCGATGGCCGACGCGGCGGTGACGGCCTGGGACGCCAAGTACCAGACCGACATCGACCTGTGGCGCCCCGAGAGCGCGGTGCGTGAGGACGGTGACGGCAACCCGAACACCGTCGGCGACCCGAACTGGCAGCCGCTGTCCCAGGACCGGGACGGCAAGCACTTCAGCCCTCCCTTCCCCGCCTACATCTCCGGTCACGCCACCTTCGCCGGTGCCTGGGCCAAGGTCATGCAGGACTGGTTCGGTACCGACCAGATGACGTGGACCGGGACCACTGAGGACCCCAACGCGCTCGGTGTGACCCGGACGTTCACCACCTTCTCCGCCGCAGCCACCGAGAACGCGGTCGGACGCGTCTGGCTCGGCGTGCACTACCGGTGGGACGGCACCGACGGCGTCAGCGCCGGCGGTAAGGCCGCCGGATACGTCACGGCCAACAAGCTCAAGGCCAACACGGCTGCCGACTGGGTCAAGTACGAGGACCTCAACAACCTCGGCGGCTGCGAGGCCCAGGGCAAGCGCCTGGTCGCCGAGCACCGCTGGACCACGTACAAGTGCACCCAGATCGCCCCGCCCGAGCCCGGCCACACGCTCTACGTCAAGTAG
- a CDS encoding nucleotidyltransferase domain-containing protein, with protein MTSPLTSDTHPLPVSVAFSGPDNTGKTKQIGILARRMGSAATSAGPLDHYDRRWAAIKADGMGRWWFETGPVQEVADILASSYLERSRHPFSAPVRFLDRGIPMLEATVAATVAVRENLPAPQAADRARSLLAPYETDLRAAEDSERSLLLLHCEDVEEGTRRSLSHEATVTDVYATYQRHLHEQITRLVKDGRFGETIHISDRPTVTIQDEVRRLLSPLHPAIPGRAMADVHVAALGGMSESGKSTAGEYLRTHHGHARLKIGYLIENAASRAGIAEPYRLGPVVQAELIVDALDRYCEAHHFLDSVSIESLHDFDSTAELARMLGPQLTITYLDTSPAVRAQRGTAGAQDVLDRDLVKSARGGDKIASIAQEVIGNDGGRLELERRLDRMALTRQWPEHQPSTMPVNALGLPVHLESYLSELLDRLTGPHPLIDLLAVTGSGARGKYQHGWSDLDVFVVADADSLEGMRTVLADLGDELGGVKLGLTVLTRAECWAGAVTSRLLHVLALIGSGGLIPLWCAPGLVLPAPDAASDIDASLRDGIQAAIEIRRQLLKGTPDLRDLYKVTALLAKIQLRFSGIECPSDSDALCLLVEAGHQDTSAVAAARTERAAAEELALAVLRGWLATLPGEAA; from the coding sequence ATGACCAGCCCGCTCACCAGTGATACGCACCCCCTGCCCGTCTCGGTCGCGTTCAGCGGCCCTGACAACACCGGGAAGACCAAGCAGATCGGGATCCTCGCCCGCCGCATGGGTTCTGCCGCCACCTCGGCGGGACCGCTGGACCACTACGACCGGCGCTGGGCGGCCATCAAGGCCGACGGCATGGGCCGCTGGTGGTTCGAGACCGGCCCCGTCCAGGAGGTCGCCGACATCCTCGCCTCCTCCTACCTGGAGCGCTCCCGGCACCCGTTCTCCGCGCCCGTGCGGTTCCTGGACCGGGGCATCCCGATGCTGGAGGCGACCGTCGCCGCCACCGTCGCCGTACGGGAGAACCTGCCCGCACCGCAGGCCGCCGACCGCGCCCGCTCCCTCCTGGCGCCGTACGAGACCGATCTCCGTGCCGCCGAGGACAGCGAGCGTTCCCTCCTGCTCCTGCACTGCGAGGACGTGGAGGAAGGGACACGCCGGAGCCTGTCCCACGAGGCCACCGTCACGGACGTCTACGCGACCTACCAGCGCCACCTCCACGAGCAGATCACCCGGCTCGTCAAGGACGGCCGGTTCGGCGAGACGATCCACATCAGTGACCGGCCGACCGTCACCATCCAGGACGAGGTCCGCCGGCTCCTGTCCCCTCTCCACCCAGCCATTCCCGGCCGGGCGATGGCCGACGTGCATGTGGCCGCGCTCGGCGGGATGTCGGAGAGCGGCAAGAGCACGGCCGGCGAGTACCTGCGTACGCACCACGGGCACGCCCGCCTCAAGATCGGCTACCTGATCGAGAACGCGGCCAGCCGGGCGGGCATCGCCGAACCGTACCGGCTCGGCCCGGTCGTGCAGGCCGAGCTGATCGTGGACGCCCTGGACCGCTACTGCGAGGCCCACCACTTCCTCGACTCCGTCAGCATCGAGTCGCTGCACGACTTCGACTCGACGGCCGAGCTCGCCAGGATGCTTGGCCCGCAACTCACCATCACCTACCTGGACACCTCCCCGGCCGTCCGCGCACAGCGAGGGACGGCAGGAGCCCAGGACGTTCTCGACCGTGACCTCGTCAAGAGCGCTCGGGGCGGCGACAAGATCGCCTCCATCGCGCAGGAGGTCATCGGCAATGACGGGGGCCGCCTGGAGCTGGAGCGGCGGCTGGACCGTATGGCGCTGACCCGTCAGTGGCCCGAACACCAGCCCAGCACGATGCCGGTCAACGCCCTGGGCCTGCCCGTGCACCTGGAGTCCTACCTTTCCGAACTCCTCGACCGCCTGACCGGGCCGCACCCGCTGATCGACCTCCTGGCCGTCACGGGGAGCGGAGCCCGCGGCAAGTACCAGCACGGCTGGAGCGACCTCGACGTGTTCGTCGTAGCCGATGCCGACTCCCTTGAGGGGATGCGGACCGTGCTGGCCGACCTGGGGGATGAACTCGGAGGGGTCAAGCTCGGCCTGACCGTGCTGACCCGCGCGGAGTGCTGGGCCGGCGCTGTCACCTCCCGGCTCCTGCACGTCCTCGCGCTCATCGGCAGCGGCGGCCTCATCCCGCTCTGGTGCGCCCCCGGCCTGGTCCTGCCTGCCCCGGACGCGGCCAGCGACATCGACGCGAGCCTGCGCGACGGTATCCAGGCGGCCATCGAGATCCGCCGCCAGCTCCTGAAGGGGACGCCCGACCTCCGCGACCTCTACAAGGTCACGGCGCTCCTGGCGAAGATCCAGCTCCGGTTCAGCGGGATCGAATGCCCCTCCGACAGCGACGCCCTGTGCCTTCTCGTCGAAGCGGGCCACCAGGACACCAGCGCGGTCGCAGCAGCCCGCACCGAGCGGGCCGCCGCCGAGGAGCTTGCCCTGGCCGTCCTGCGGGGCTGGCTGGCCACCCTGCCGGGGGAGGCAGCGTGA